In the Nitrobacter sp. NHB1 genome, CATTCGATCCTGAATGAAATGTTGGCGATCCGGCTGCAACAACTCGAGATCGAAAACGGGGGGATGGAAGCCTTCCTGCCGAAAACAGGGCTTGCCCGCGGCACCTATTACACGATCCTGCGCGGCATCGGCAATCCGACGCTGCGGACGATGGAGCGGATCGCGTCGAGCCTCAACATGAGCGTGCTCGAGCTCTTGGGCTTCGATGTCGGGGATGCCCGCCGCGCGCTCAAGAAAAACGGCGTCGACTACGACGAGCTGGTCTCGGCAATCGGCAAAAAAAATCGTGCCGACCGCGGGCTCGCGCGGCAGACCCGATCGCGAAAACTTCCTTCGTAGCGGTCCGGATTCGATTCCGGCGCCGACCTCCAGGCGGGAGCGATGGGGAAGGCCGAAGCCTCCCCGCTGTTCGCTATGCCGCGGCGCGTTCGCTGGTCTGCGCCAGCCGACCGAACTCCAGAGCGATGAGATCGACGGTGTAGACCCGCTGGCCGTCGCGCTCGAAGCTGTTCTGCCGAAGCCGTCCGCGCACGTGGACCAGGTCGCCCTTGCTGACATGCGCGCTCACGTAGGACTGGATCGCCTTCGTGAAGATCGTGACTTCGTTCCAGTGCGCGTCGTCCTTCCACTGACCTTTGTCGTCCTTGAAGGGATAGTTGGCGCAGATGCTGACGCGAACAGTCTTGCCGACTTGCTTGATGGTTCCGACCCGACCGATGAGGGTGAATTCGGCGATATTGCGCATTGTCTTTCTCCATCTCGTGGGGCTGTACCCCGTTGCGATGGCTTTTCCGTAATGGCCAGGAAGACGAAACAGAGCCGGAGCCGCCAGAGGCGAGCGGAGGGCAAGCGCAGCGCTGCGCCCCGGCCGGAGCCACGAATTTTGGCGCCGCAGGCGCGTGCGCGAGGAATGCCGGTCGGGTCCCCGCTTGCAGGGGGAAACCGGCAGGGGAAAATTCTTGGCTCCAGGGGCCGACGTGCCGTCGACGGCCACAGGTATCCAGCCATGCAACCGGGAGCGACAGCCCGACCGGACGAAAGACCTGCGATCGTTGCCTGCACCCCCGGTCCGGCCTCGGCCCGAGAAAGAGGACGGCCAATCCGGTCATTCCGGATTCTGCGCACCCTCCACAGAGGACATTTCGGAAGCGCTGACATGCGATAAGGGACACGATCAGGTCGGCGATTCCTGGGCAGCGTGAGAGCGTCGGCGGCGAGACCGCGCAGTGTGGGACCGCCGCGCAGTTTCAGTTTTCCGCTCGCAGGTCGCTCGATCAACCGTTCGCGGTCAGGTGCCACCATGCGGCAAGTTCGAGAACGCAGGACAAAGCGAGGACGCGGAGGTGAGATCGTCATCGCGTCACGCCCGCCGCTTTTCGTGGAGACGCGAATTGATCTGCGACATCAAAATCGGGCCGAGCGAGAATTCTCCGGCCTCGGCTTTCCGCGTCAAACCGCGCATGTAGCCGCCGGCAGATCTGATCGCAGCGCCGCGCTGCAGGATGCACGCAACGACAATCGCCGCCGGCGTTTCGCCCAGGACTGTTTGCGCCTCCTCCCATGCGCTGGGGCTGATTCCCAGCATCGATCGCACCACCGCGGTGGTGGCGAGGAAATCCCGCCAGTTCGAAATCCCGCCCTTGGCGTAATCGGCGATATCGGGACAGGCGTTCAGCACCATTCCCAACGGATAGGTCCCTTCCGTCACCCTCGGTGTTTGTGATTTTGGCTCAGGCCTCCCCGCCCTGCCTTCTCGAAGGCTAGGTTCAAGATCAACAAGGGGGTCTGTATTTGAACTCTGTATGTGGCGCTCAGTATGGGACTCATTGGCGCTTGGATTCGTGGATTTAATGTGTGTTTCCAAAAGATTGAGCACGTCATCCGCAAGCTGTGAGAGCTCTTCAGCGACCGGCTCAAGTTCTTGCCGCGTTGCCGTGCGCGGAATCTGGTCAACGATCGAGCGGAAGGCGACATGAACTTCCTGCCAGTCGGCCGGCCCCTGCCCTCCCCTGCGCGTCGGCACACCTTCCTCAATGCCGGTCGCGATCATCTTGGCAATGTCGCGCCGGCACAGCGTGATCCGCTCGCGGACAAGTTTGAGCGCCCGCGCCTCCGCCTCGATGTCGGCCGCCAGACTCTCGAACTCTTCGGATCGCACAACCAGTGGCGATATGTCGAAGCCGAAGGCGAGTTCGATCTCGCCGGCGGTACCCTTACGAGCATAGCGCTTGCCGTTCGGGCTATCGCGCCGGACGACAAGCCCGGCATCGACGAGAACCGCAAGGTGACGCCGCAGCGTCGACGCCGGCATCCCATGCGCCCGCAGCGACAACTGGTGGTTCGACGGAAAGACGATCAGATCGTCTT is a window encoding:
- a CDS encoding XRE family transcriptional regulator, with the protein product MPPVRKPQPVDHSILNEMLAIRLQQLEIENGGMEAFLPKTGLARGTYYTILRGIGNPTLRTMERIASSLNMSVLELLGFDVGDARRALKKNGVDYDELVSAIGKKNRADRGLARQTRSRKLPS
- a CDS encoding single-stranded DNA-binding protein translates to MRNIAEFTLIGRVGTIKQVGKTVRVSICANYPFKDDKGQWKDDAHWNEVTIFTKAIQSYVSAHVSKGDLVHVRGRLRQNSFERDGQRVYTVDLIALEFGRLAQTSERAAA
- the repC gene encoding plasmid replication protein RepC, with product MESHPPTTPFGRRSLTLAHVASQMVATTRPPEKVVHKWKIFHAICTARPRLGISERSLSVLNALLTFHPETALTGEDDLIVFPSNHQLSLRAHGMPASTLRRHLAVLVDAGLVVRRDSPNGKRYARKGTAGEIELAFGFDISPLVVRSEEFESLAADIEAEARALKLVRERITLCRRDIAKMIATGIEEGVPTRRGGQGPADWQEVHVAFRSIVDQIPRTATRQELEPVAEELSQLADDVLNLLETHIKSTNPSANESHTERHIQSSNTDPLVDLEPSLREGRAGRPEPKSQTPRVTEGTYPLGMVLNACPDIADYAKGGISNWRDFLATTAVVRSMLGISPSAWEEAQTVLGETPAAIVVACILQRGAAIRSAGGYMRGLTRKAEAGEFSLGPILMSQINSRLHEKRRA